TCTTATCTCTGGAGCCCCAAGGTCTATCTGATCGACCCGCAGGTGCACGCCTGGTCGCCGCCCGCGGCGATCGCCACGGCGCTGGCCTTCCTGGTGGTGTTCTGGCTCGCCTACGACGCCATCTGCCGCACCCTGGGCCGCACGAAGAACGGCGACGCCAAGGTGGGCGCGGCGGTGGCCCTGCTGGTGGCCGCGGCGGCGCTGCTCGCGACCTCGCTGTTCGCGGGCCGCGCGGCCTTCCTGCTGGTGGGCGCGATGATCGCCACGGCCATGAGCGCCAACGTGTTCTTCTGGATCATCCAGGGCCAGCGCAAGGTGGTGGCCGCGCTCAAGGCGGGCCAGCCGGTCGACCCGATCCACGGCCAGCGCGGCAAGCAGCGCAGCGTGCACAACACCTACTTCACGCTGCCCGTGCTGTTTGCGATGCTGAGCAACCACTACAGCTTCACCTACGCGCACCCGCACAATGGCTGGGTGCTGATCGGCATGATGGCCGCGGGCGCGGCGATCCGGCAGTTCTTCGTGCTACGCCACGGCTTCAAGCTCGGCCGCAACCCGCACCCCTGGCCCTACGCGGCCGCGGGCGTGGTGCTGCTGCTGGGGCTGATCGTGTGGCTGCGTCCGGCACCGGTGGCGCCCGCGTCCAGCGCAACGGCCGCGGCGCCGGTGAGCGCGGCCGCGGTGCAGGCGGTGCTGGCGCAGCGCTGTGTGATGTGCCACGGCGAGGCCTTGCAGTCCAAGGGCGTGCGACTCGATTCGCCGGCCGAACTGCAGCGCCACGCGCAGGCGGTCTACCAGCAGGCCGTGGTCACGAAGCAGATGCCCATGAACAACGCCACCGGCATCACCGACGCCGAGCGCGCGCTCATCGGCCAGTGGTTTCTGGCGGGCGCCAAGGCCGACTGAGCGCCGGGCGTGGCACCATCGCCGCATGCCACGCCAATTCGACCTCATTGCCTTCGACTGGGACGGCACGCTCTACGACTCCACGGCCATCATCGCGCGCTGCATCCAGCGCGCGGTGGCCGACGTGGGCGGCACCGTGCCCACGCGCGAGCAGGCCAGCTACGTGATCGGCATGGGCCTGATGCAGGCCCTGGCCCACGCCGCGCCCGACGTGCCCCCCGAGCTGTACCCGCGCCTGGGCGAGCGCTACCGCCACCACTACATCGCGCACCAGAACGACCTCAGCCTGTTCGAGGGCGTGCTGCCCATGCTGGATGCGCTCAAGGCGCGCCAGCAGCTGCTCACCGTGGCCACCGGCAAGAGCCGGCGCGGGCTCGACGAGGTGCTGCGCAGCGTGGAACTCGTGGGCGTGTTCGACGGTTCACGCACCGCCGACGAGACCGCGGGCAAGCCCGACCCGCTGATGCTGCGCGAGTTGATGTCCGAGTTCGGCGTGCCGCCCGAGCGCACGCTGATGATCGGCGACACCACGCACGACCTGCAGATGGCGCTCAACGCCGGCTGCGCGAGCGTGGGCGTGAGCTACGGCGCGCACGAGCCCGACGCCTTCCACGCGCTCGCACCGCGCCATGTGGCGCACTCGGTGCGCGAGCTGCACGACTGGCTGATCGCCAACACCTGAAGGCTGCCGCATGCCCACCGACGACCTCATTCCGCTGTGCAACAGCCGCGATCTGGTCGATGGCGGCCAGGCGGTGTCTTTCGATGTGAACTACGCGGGCCAGACCTGCCGCGCCTTCGTGGTGCGCTACCGCGGCCGCACCCACGCCTACCTGAACCGCTGCACCCACGTGGC
This is a stretch of genomic DNA from Hydrogenophaga crocea. It encodes these proteins:
- a CDS encoding HAD family hydrolase codes for the protein MPRQFDLIAFDWDGTLYDSTAIIARCIQRAVADVGGTVPTREQASYVIGMGLMQALAHAAPDVPPELYPRLGERYRHHYIAHQNDLSLFEGVLPMLDALKARQQLLTVATGKSRRGLDEVLRSVELVGVFDGSRTADETAGKPDPLMLRELMSEFGVPPERTLMIGDTTHDLQMALNAGCASVGVSYGAHEPDAFHALAPRHVAHSVRELHDWLIANT
- a CDS encoding urate hydroxylase PuuD; the encoded protein is METYLLDWANLLLRWLHVIVAIAWIGSSFYFVFLDSSLTPPEDEGLRRDGATGELWAVHGGGFYHPVKYAVSPPKLPGHLHWFYWESYSTWLSGFALFLVSYLWSPKVYLIDPQVHAWSPPAAIATALAFLVVFWLAYDAICRTLGRTKNGDAKVGAAVALLVAAAALLATSLFAGRAAFLLVGAMIATAMSANVFFWIIQGQRKVVAALKAGQPVDPIHGQRGKQRSVHNTYFTLPVLFAMLSNHYSFTYAHPHNGWVLIGMMAAGAAIRQFFVLRHGFKLGRNPHPWPYAAAGVVLLLGLIVWLRPAPVAPASSATAAAPVSAAAVQAVLAQRCVMCHGEALQSKGVRLDSPAELQRHAQAVYQQAVVTKQMPMNNATGITDAERALIGQWFLAGAKAD